The Hemicordylus capensis ecotype Gifberg chromosome 6, rHemCap1.1.pri, whole genome shotgun sequence genome window below encodes:
- the CRYGN gene encoding gamma-crystallin N, with translation MVPCPQCAHSSNQLLPQHGEHYRIEVFEGRHFSGRCQEFTEDCSFLLRQGWAKNWINAIKVYGDGAWVLYEEPNYRGQMYVVERGDYSSCNEWQAHSPSIQSIRRVINYF, from the exons ATGGTCCCCTGCCCTCAGTGTGCACATTCATCCAACCAACTGCTACCTCAG CATGGGGAACATTACCGAATCGAAGTGTTTGAGGGAAGACACTTTAGTGGCCGCTGCCAAGAATTCACTGAAGATTGTTCTTTCTTGCTAAGGCAAGGCTGGGCTAAGAACTGGATCAATGCCATCAAAGTCTATGGGGATGGAGC ATGGGTATTGTATGAGGAACCCAACTATCGTGGCCAGATGTACGTCGTAGAGAGAGGCGACTACAGTAGCTGTAATGAATGGCAAGCTCACAGTCCAAGCATCCAGTCAATCAGAAGAGTGATCAATTATTTTTAA